TTTTATTATCTCAAGAAAAACATCATCAAAATCATCATTTAATATATTTAAAGATTTTATCTGTTTTTTATCCTCTTGTAATAAACCAAAAAAATAATATAAAATAGAATCATCATTAGTTGTTAAATATACCGAAAAATCACCATTATCAGAGATTTCAGTTCTAATAGAAAATTGGTTTTCTAATTTTGTTATTACTTGATCCTTTAAAGGTTCAGAAAAAACAATTTTATAAATTTTTTTAATAAAATATTTCTTTAAGTTATCAACTGTATCCAAAATTAAAAGTTTGCCATTTTTTATAACAGCAACTCTATCACACACATTTTCTATAAACTTCATATCATGTGAAGTAACTAAAATAAAATTATTTTTTTCTTTAATAATATTTTTTATCCACACATACATTTCTCTACATGTTTCAACATCAAGCCCAAGAGTAGGCTCATCAAGAAGAACTATTTCAGGATCTGTAATAAAAGCACATGCAATAGCAACTTTTTGTTGGTTCCCTTTTGAAAGTTTGCCTGCTTCAATAGTTAAATAATTCTTCAGATTCAAAGTTTCAACCAAAAAATCTATATTATTTTTTATCTGCTTTTTCGAAAATCCTTTTAAACCAGCAAAATATATCATATTTTCAACAGGGGTTAATCTCCAAAATATATTTCTTGCACCTTCTAAAACTGCACCCATCATTTCTTTAACTTTTATTCCATTTTTTTTATTATTATAACCTCTGATTAGTATTTCACCACTATCATATTCTATAATATTAGCAATAGACTTAACTGTAGTAGTTTTCCCCGAACCATTAGGACCAAGAAGCCCAAGAATTTCTCCTTTATATCCATCAAATGAAATGTAATTTACTGCAACAATTTCTGTTTTTTTTGAATTATATTTTTTATAAAGATTTTTAACTTCTAAAAATTTTTCCATTTTTTAATTCCTTTAAAAATTCTTATTAAATCATAAATAATTTAATTTATTTATAAAAAATATTATAAATTACAAACAAAATAAAATAATATTGTTTAATTATAATATACTAAAAAATATATAAAAAATTATAATTATTTTAATTTTAAAAAAAAAGTATTACTCGCTATTAAAGCAAGTAATACTCTTAAAATATTTTCATAATGATCTGTTTCTATATTTAAATATTTATTTCAAAAATATTTTAAGATATTTATAATCTTCTATAAATAAAATTTTAGTGATAATTAAATTAATTAATAATCATATTTAGTTACTATATAATTATTTAAGATAATCATCAAAAATGTATTTTAATTATTTATATTGCTCTTCAAATATTTTTCTTAAAATAGGAGATTCATAGAGAAGATTTAATGTAAAAGTAGCATGATCCTTAGCATAGCCATTGCCAATAAGCATATCAACATCTTTACCAACACCCTCTGCACCAAGTGCTGCTTTTGTAAAAGATGTAGCCATAGAGAAGAAGTAAATAATTCCTCTATCTTTAGTACATAAAATTGAACCCATCTCTGTATTTTCAACATTAACACAATTAATAACAACATCACATAACTCGCCTGATGTTTCCTTTGAAACAGCTTCAAGCATATCAAGAGGATTGGTAGCATCAACCATCAAAACAGCATCATAGAATCCTGTTTCTTTTGCTCTTTTTGTGGAGCTTTCAGTATGAGTAATACCTATAACTTTTCCAGTAACTCCAGCTCTCTTTTTTGCTTCATAACCACACAATACTCCAGATTTTCCACCTGCACCTATAATCAAAACTTTATGACCTGGTTTAACTAATCTTGCTACTTGTGGAGCAGCACCTGCAACATCTAAAGCAGCTAAAGCTACAGATTGTGGTAAATCATCAGGTAATTTTGCCCATATGCCAGACTCAAATAAAATAGCTTTGCCTTCTATATCAACCTGATCTTTCTCTTTATTTACTTTTAAAATTTTATCAATTTTGAGTGGAGTTAAAGAAAGTGATACAAGAGATGCTATCTTATCACCTTCTTTCAAATCAATTTTACCTTTTAATTTTTCCCCTATTTTTTCAACAATGCCTATAAACATACCACCAGATCCAGTTACTGGATTGTGCTGCTTTCCTCTTTTGTTAACTGTATCAAGAATTATCTCAGCAATTTTATCTTCATCACCATTAGCTTGATTTTCTATCTGTGTAAATGAAGCTGAATCAACATTTAAGGTTATAACTTTACATAAAATTTCATTGTCATAAACCATATCTACATTATTATCAATTTTCCATGCTGTTTGAGGAAGAACACCCTTTGGTTCTATAACCCTATGAGTTCCATATTTATTACCTGCTGGCATAAAATCTCCTTTTTAATTATTTTAATTTTTATTTTTTTTTGTAAATTTATGAAGATTTTTATTTAACCTATTGATAACATTTTTTTTAATTTTTTCAATTTTTTTGAAATATATTTTGACAAAAAAGAAGTTATAATTATTCTTTAATTAAAACAACACTAAAATAGAATAAATAAAAAAAAAGTAAAATTTTAATTATTATTATAAAAAAATAAAATCATGAAAAGACTATTATAGAAAAATATTATGAAATTTATTGTATATTAAATTAAAAATTGACAAAATTAATTTTATATATATATTTTTGACTGTATGTTTAATTTAATAATTGATTTACTAAATTTTTAAAATTAATATATTATTTTTAGCTAATTGATTATTTTTAAAATCAATCAGAGGAGGAAAATGTGGAAGATAATTTATATAAAAATATAGCTAAAATAATGGAAAATTTTAGTAATTTAAATATTGATTATCTTGAATATGAAGGTGAAAATTTTAAATTAAAATTAAAGAAAAATCCAGTAAAAATTGTTAATCAAAAATTTATAGAAGATCAAAGTTTTTTGGGTTCGGAAATTTCTAAAGATCAAGTCTCTCAACAAATAACAACTCAAAAAAATGGGCAACCAATAATTCCTGAACTCGATGAAAAAAATATAGATAATAATTCAATTCATATTGTAAAATCTCCAATTATAGGAACATTTTACAGATCACCAGCACCAGATAAACCACCTTTTGTAGAAATTGGAAATAAAATAAAAAAAGGTGATATTTTATGTATCATTGAAGCTATGAAGGTTATGAATAAAATTGAATCAGAAGTTAATGGGGAAATAGTTGAAATACTTGTTGAAAATGGAAAACCAGTTGAATATGGAACTCCTTTATTTAAAATTAAAGTTTACTAACT
The window above is part of the Spirochaetota bacterium genome. Proteins encoded here:
- a CDS encoding ABC transporter ATP-binding protein — protein: MEKFLEVKNLYKKYNSKKTEIVAVNYISFDGYKGEILGLLGPNGSGKTTTVKSIANIIEYDSGEILIRGYNNKKNGIKVKEMMGAVLEGARNIFWRLTPVENMIYFAGLKGFSKKQIKNNIDFLVETLNLKNYLTIEAGKLSKGNQQKVAIACAFITDPEIVLLDEPTLGLDVETCREMYVWIKNIIKEKNNFILVTSHDMKFIENVCDRVAVIKNGKLLILDTVDNLKKYFIKKIYKIVFSEPLKDQVITKLENQFSIRTEISDNGDFSVYLTTNDDSILYYFFGLLQEDKKQIKSLNILNDDFDDVFLEIIK
- a CDS encoding L-erythro-3,5-diaminohexanoate dehydrogenase, producing the protein MPAGNKYGTHRVIEPKGVLPQTAWKIDNNVDMVYDNEILCKVITLNVDSASFTQIENQANGDEDKIAEIILDTVNKRGKQHNPVTGSGGMFIGIVEKIGEKLKGKIDLKEGDKIASLVSLSLTPLKIDKILKVNKEKDQVDIEGKAILFESGIWAKLPDDLPQSVALAALDVAGAAPQVARLVKPGHKVLIIGAGGKSGVLCGYEAKKRAGVTGKVIGITHTESSTKRAKETGFYDAVLMVDATNPLDMLEAVSKETSGELCDVVINCVNVENTEMGSILCTKDRGIIYFFSMATSFTKAALGAEGVGKDVDMLIGNGYAKDHATFTLNLLYESPILRKIFEEQYK
- the accB gene encoding acetyl-CoA carboxylase biotin carboxyl carrier protein translates to MEDNLYKNIAKIMENFSNLNIDYLEYEGENFKLKLKKNPVKIVNQKFIEDQSFLGSEISKDQVSQQITTQKNGQPIIPELDEKNIDNNSIHIVKSPIIGTFYRSPAPDKPPFVEIGNKIKKGDILCIIEAMKVMNKIESEVNGEIVEILVENGKPVEYGTPLFKIKVY